In one window of Streptomyces griseus subsp. griseus DNA:
- a CDS encoding extracellular solute-binding protein yields MSGATRARRLPHGVALGCLLLTLSAACTGKGADGPSPTAGGPAPGPGPIIVASGLDVTGSGGVRQQLIAEWNRRHEDEPGLRAQIVELPGGADQQRSQLLGALQSGSAAYDIVNLDVTWIPEFAEAGLIQALPGSDVEDPDVIPEVLSTTRWKGRTYALPFNTDVGLLYYRKDLIEQSGINENRRPAGDWSWQNLYDSIATLGGGVPEADAPEKGWTTQLAPYEGLTVNVMDAFAAADVEIASADGEYTATPDTLKDGLQEFLTHVDDNRTLRPRALTSDEDATLDDFAEGRVAYMRNWPYAFGALQSRLAPERYAAVPLPGRSVLGGQNLAVSAASPRSDAARKLLAFLTGPRSERCLLDAGFAATRLSSYTSGKTGSPTCWEAVTEALRPGTASTDPGPREGSARTPSARERSEYIESVRLALEEAVQRPRTPYYGAFTRALQSAVYGLLTDESPDLDDAAERLDEALREAFAGR; encoded by the coding sequence GTGAGCGGCGCGACGCGGGCCCGTCGCCTTCCTCACGGCGTCGCGCTGGGCTGCCTGCTGCTCACCCTGTCGGCCGCCTGTACGGGGAAAGGCGCGGACGGCCCCTCGCCGACGGCCGGCGGGCCGGCACCGGGGCCGGGACCGATCATCGTGGCCAGCGGCCTCGACGTGACAGGTTCCGGCGGGGTACGCCAACAGCTGATCGCGGAGTGGAACCGCCGGCACGAGGACGAACCCGGCCTGCGGGCCCAGATCGTCGAGCTGCCCGGCGGCGCCGACCAGCAACGCAGCCAGTTGCTCGGCGCACTCCAGTCCGGCAGCGCCGCGTACGACATCGTCAACCTCGACGTCACCTGGATACCGGAGTTCGCCGAGGCGGGACTGATCCAGGCCCTGCCTGGTTCCGATGTCGAGGACCCCGACGTCATCCCCGAGGTACTGAGCACCACCCGGTGGAAGGGCCGCACCTACGCCCTCCCCTTCAACACCGACGTGGGCCTGCTCTACTACCGCAAGGACCTGATCGAGCAGAGCGGCATCAACGAGAACCGCCGGCCGGCCGGCGACTGGTCCTGGCAGAACCTCTACGACTCCATCGCCACGCTCGGCGGCGGGGTGCCGGAAGCCGACGCCCCGGAGAAGGGCTGGACCACACAGCTCGCCCCCTACGAGGGGCTGACGGTCAATGTGATGGACGCCTTCGCCGCCGCCGACGTGGAGATCGCGAGCGCCGACGGCGAGTACACCGCCACGCCGGACACCCTGAAGGACGGCCTCCAGGAATTCCTCACGCATGTCGACGACAACCGCACACTGCGGCCCAGGGCGCTGACCTCCGACGAGGACGCCACCCTGGACGACTTCGCGGAGGGACGGGTGGCCTACATGCGGAACTGGCCCTATGCGTTCGGTGCTCTCCAGAGCCGGCTGGCACCGGAGCGGTACGCCGCCGTCCCGCTGCCCGGCCGCTCGGTGCTCGGCGGCCAGAACCTCGCCGTCTCCGCCGCGTCCCCCCGATCCGACGCCGCCCGGAAGCTGCTCGCCTTCCTCACCGGGCCGCGCAGCGAACGCTGCCTCCTGGACGCGGGTTTCGCCGCGACGCGTCTTTCGTCCTACACCTCCGGGAAGACCGGGTCACCGACCTGCTGGGAGGCGGTCACCGAGGCGCTGCGGCCCGGCACGGCCTCCACGGACCCGGGGCCACGGGAGGGCAGCGCCCGCACGCCGTCCGCGCGGGAGCGGTCGGAGTACATCGAGAGCGTACGGCTGGCACTGGAGGAGGCGGTGCAGCGTCCGCGCACGCCGTACTACGGAGCGTTCACCCGGGCCCTGCAATCGGCGGTGTACGGGCTCCTGACGGACGAATCGCCCGATCTGGATGACGCGGCGGAGCGACTGGACGAAGCCTTGAGGGAGGCGTTCGCAGGCCGCTAG
- a CDS encoding DUF397 domain-containing protein, which yields MSTTDLAWFKSSYSSAEGDSCVEVALEWHKSSYSGGSGDDCVEVAACPSTVHVRDSKIEESPQLALAPTAWTRFLSYAVQG from the coding sequence ATGAGCACCACAGACCTGGCCTGGTTCAAGAGCAGCTACAGCAGCGCTGAAGGCGACTCCTGTGTGGAGGTCGCGCTGGAGTGGCACAAGTCGAGCTACAGCGGCGGCTCCGGCGACGACTGCGTCGAGGTCGCCGCCTGCCCCTCCACCGTCCACGTACGCGACTCGAAGATCGAGGAGAGCCCGCAGCTCGCGCTCGCCCCGACCGCCTGGACGCGCTTCCTCTCGTACGCCGTCCAGGGCTGA
- a CDS encoding helix-turn-helix domain-containing protein, translating into MTHGTDDIDSTTYGTFGNGGTSRTESEPHYNLKMFGEIVKTFRKRARLTQEQFAPLVGYSLETVASIEQGRRLPPPDFAERADSLLDAFGVILAAAKHLTRRKGLASWFRQWALLELGALSLYTYECRLIPGLLQTPEYARTLFTDQLPPLGDEQIEAQLAARLERQELLRNRPNTAFTFILEEHLFLRELGGEEVTRELIDHILDLSELRNVDIQIMPLVRHHHAGLDGPMRLLETPDHRWLGYLEGQEHGQFISDPKVVSALQMRCASMRSQALSLDDSKSLMRRMRGAR; encoded by the coding sequence ATGACGCACGGCACGGATGACATCGACAGCACGACGTACGGGACCTTCGGCAACGGCGGCACGAGCCGCACCGAATCCGAACCGCACTACAACCTCAAGATGTTCGGGGAAATCGTCAAGACCTTCCGCAAGCGGGCGCGGCTCACGCAGGAACAGTTCGCACCGCTCGTCGGCTACTCCCTGGAGACCGTCGCCTCCATCGAACAGGGCCGCCGCCTCCCGCCTCCGGACTTCGCGGAACGCGCGGACAGTCTCCTCGACGCGTTCGGGGTGATCCTGGCCGCGGCGAAGCATCTGACGCGGCGGAAGGGGCTGGCGAGTTGGTTCCGGCAGTGGGCGCTGCTGGAGTTGGGGGCGCTGAGTCTGTACACGTACGAGTGCCGGTTGATTCCGGGGCTGTTGCAGACGCCTGAGTACGCGCGAACGCTGTTCACTGACCAGCTGCCGCCACTCGGGGACGAGCAGATCGAGGCACAGCTCGCGGCTCGGCTGGAACGTCAGGAGCTCCTGCGGAACCGGCCCAACACCGCGTTCACCTTCATCCTCGAAGAGCACCTGTTCCTAAGGGAATTGGGCGGCGAGGAGGTCACCAGGGAGTTGATCGACCACATCCTCGACCTGTCCGAGCTGCGCAACGTGGACATCCAGATCATGCCGCTCGTACGGCATCACCACGCGGGGCTGGACGGGCCGATGCGGCTGCTGGAGACCCCGGACCACCGGTGGCTGGGCTACTTGGAGGGACAGGAGCACGGGCAGTTCATCTCCGACCCCAAAGTGGTCAGCGCACTTCAGATGCGGTGTGCCAGTATGCGTTCACAGGCTCTCTCGTTGGACGACTCCAAGAGCCTGATGCGGCGTATGCGAGGAGCGAGATGA
- a CDS encoding ATP-binding protein — protein MEAPAKTQPDVTVRVFRRQFSSNPRGARLARRVGLYRLHAWGIPYLSDASESAALIIGELTANAATHGRIPGRDFELRLTHAPGDRQVPGVLRIEVSDTRGECRPPGPGEITAPADGLDSGRGMLIVDALADRWAVLDRERPPGKTVRAELDLLY, from the coding sequence ATGGAAGCACCTGCGAAGACCCAACCTGATGTAACCGTACGTGTGTTCAGGCGGCAGTTCAGCTCGAATCCGCGCGGTGCCCGGCTCGCCCGCCGCGTCGGCCTCTACCGGCTGCACGCCTGGGGCATCCCGTACCTCAGTGACGCCTCGGAGTCGGCAGCCCTGATCATCGGGGAGCTGACGGCCAACGCGGCGACGCATGGACGCATCCCCGGGCGGGACTTCGAGCTGCGGCTGACGCACGCACCCGGGGATCGCCAGGTCCCCGGTGTGCTGCGGATCGAGGTGTCCGACACCCGGGGCGAGTGCCGGCCGCCGGGGCCGGGGGAGATCACCGCACCGGCGGACGGCCTCGACAGCGGGCGCGGGATGCTGATCGTGGACGCGCTGGCGGACCGCTGGGCGGTTCTCGACCGAGAACGACCGCCGGGCAAGACGGTCCGCGCGGAGCTGGACCTGCTGTACTGA
- a CDS encoding MarR family winged helix-turn-helix transcriptional regulator, whose translation MSQPGDGIDLTTSLGYLLKEASSALRAAMEEVLRPLGMSVTHYSCLELLAQRPGMSNSELARGAFVTRQTMNVLLQNLEREGYVTRPTEARVGKALPAQLTPSGRQSLEQATAAVRSVEIRMLSGMTETEQSDAFRSLKSMIRSLREDGNAGEDGNAGERGNAGDHSDTGDDSDTGG comes from the coding sequence ATGAGCCAACCGGGCGACGGCATCGACCTGACCACATCACTGGGCTACCTCCTGAAGGAGGCTTCGAGTGCCCTGCGCGCCGCCATGGAGGAGGTCCTGCGCCCCCTCGGCATGAGCGTGACGCACTACTCCTGCCTCGAACTGCTGGCCCAGCGTCCGGGCATGTCCAACTCCGAGCTGGCGCGGGGCGCGTTCGTGACCCGCCAGACGATGAACGTGCTGCTCCAGAACCTGGAACGCGAGGGCTACGTGACCCGGCCGACGGAGGCGCGGGTCGGAAAGGCCCTCCCCGCGCAGCTCACGCCCAGCGGGCGGCAGAGCCTGGAGCAGGCGACCGCCGCCGTCCGGTCCGTCGAGATCAGGATGCTGTCCGGCATGACCGAGACCGAGCAGTCCGACGCGTTCCGGTCCCTGAAAAGCATGATCCGCTCCCTGCGCGAGGACGGGAACGCGGGAGAGGACGGGAACGCCGGAGAGCGCGGGAACGCCGGAGACCACAGCGACACCGGAGACGACAGCGACACCGGCGGCTGA
- a CDS encoding VOC family protein, giving the protein MPATGPDFISFQVRDLDVSQAFYERYLGLVRSQSGPPHAVVFATKPIAFAVREALPGTDLASIPQPGIGAAIWLHATDVQAIHDALAADGHAIVSAPTDGPFGRTFTFADPDGYQVTLHDRA; this is encoded by the coding sequence ATGCCCGCCACCGGCCCCGACTTCATCTCCTTCCAGGTGCGCGACCTGGACGTCTCGCAGGCCTTCTACGAGCGTTACCTCGGCCTGGTCCGCTCACAGTCCGGGCCGCCGCACGCCGTGGTCTTCGCGACGAAGCCGATCGCGTTCGCCGTCCGCGAAGCCCTGCCCGGCACCGACCTGGCGTCGATCCCGCAGCCCGGCATCGGCGCCGCGATCTGGCTGCACGCCACCGACGTCCAGGCCATCCACGATGCCCTCGCCGCCGACGGCCACGCGATTGTCTCCGCGCCCACCGACGGCCCCTTCGGCCGGACGTTCACCTTCGCCGACCCCGACGGCTACCAGGTCACGCTCCACGACCGGGCCTGA